Proteins encoded by one window of Halomonas sp. SH5A2:
- the rlmB gene encoding 23S rRNA (guanosine(2251)-2'-O)-methyltransferase RlmB: MKSPASQKRPNTPDGLDQVYGVHALQSLLERGEAPREIWVQQGVGNRLSELLTQAGGQGARIIEHPRAVLDQLTQGASHQGVVAFCPPLTPENEESLWLKLRAWPAAAPPLLLVLDGVTDVHNFGACLRSADAAGAHGVIVAKDKAAPLNATVRKVACGAAEVVPVYQVTNLARAMEKLKASGVWITGTAGEADASVYDIDMSGPTALVMGAEGKGMRRLTREACDNLAKLPMAGQVSSLNVSVAAGICLFEAVRQRQLAS, encoded by the coding sequence ATGAAGTCGCCAGCCTCGCAGAAGCGCCCGAACACCCCGGATGGCCTCGACCAGGTGTACGGCGTTCACGCCTTGCAGAGTCTGCTCGAGCGCGGTGAAGCCCCCAGGGAAATCTGGGTACAGCAAGGCGTTGGCAATCGACTCAGCGAACTGCTGACCCAGGCGGGTGGCCAGGGCGCGCGCATCATAGAGCACCCGCGTGCCGTGCTGGACCAGTTGACCCAGGGGGCTTCGCATCAGGGTGTGGTAGCCTTTTGTCCGCCGCTGACACCCGAAAACGAAGAGTCGCTGTGGCTCAAGCTGCGCGCATGGCCAGCGGCAGCGCCGCCGTTACTGCTGGTGCTGGATGGTGTCACCGATGTGCATAACTTTGGTGCCTGCCTGCGAAGCGCGGACGCCGCCGGTGCGCATGGTGTCATCGTGGCGAAAGACAAGGCCGCGCCCTTGAATGCGACCGTTCGCAAGGTTGCCTGCGGCGCGGCCGAGGTGGTGCCAGTGTATCAAGTTACCAACCTGGCCCGCGCGATGGAAAAGCTTAAAGCGTCGGGGGTATGGATTACCGGTACCGCCGGTGAAGCCGATGCCAGCGTTTACGACATTGACATGTCGGGCCCGACCGCACTGGTCATGGGGGCAGAGGGCAAGGGGATGCGCCGTTTGACCCGTGAGGCGTGCGATAACCTTGCCAAGCTGCCAATGGCCGGGCAGGTGTCGAGTCTGAATGTGTCCGTTGCGGCCGGTATCTGTTTATTTGAAGCGGTACGCCAGCGTCAGCTTGCAAGTTAA
- a CDS encoding Lrp/AsnC family transcriptional regulator: MQNAVILINTEKGQVKAVAERLADVDGISEVYSTCGRYDLVAIARTRDFESLADLVTERLNAVEGISDTETLNAMQVHSRHDLETMFSLGW; encoded by the coding sequence ATGCAAAACGCAGTCATCCTAATCAATACCGAGAAAGGTCAGGTCAAGGCCGTCGCTGAGCGCTTGGCGGATGTCGACGGCATCAGCGAAGTGTACTCGACCTGTGGCCGTTACGATCTGGTCGCTATCGCACGCACTCGCGACTTCGAGAGCCTTGCCGACCTGGTCACCGAACGACTCAATGCCGTTGAAGGCATCAGCGACACGGAAACGCTCAACGCCATGCAGGTGCACTCGCGCCACGATCTGGAAACCATGTTTTCGTTGGGTTGGTAA
- the rpsF gene encoding 30S ribosomal protein S6, with protein sequence MRHYEIVFMVHPDQSEQVPAMVERYTSLVTESGGTVHRLEDWGRRHLAYPINKIHKAHYVLMNVECTGETLDEIENIFRFNDAIIRSLVVRCKEAVTEASPMMKPAEEKRPRREEKPRAEAEESESESESA encoded by the coding sequence ATGCGTCATTACGAAATCGTGTTTATGGTCCACCCGGATCAAAGCGAGCAAGTCCCCGCCATGGTCGAGCGCTACACCAGCCTCGTCACTGAAAGCGGCGGCACTGTGCATCGCCTTGAAGATTGGGGCCGTCGTCACCTGGCTTACCCGATCAACAAGATCCACAAAGCCCATTACGTGCTGATGAACGTTGAATGTACGGGTGAGACGCTCGACGAAATCGAGAATATCTTCCGCTTCAACGATGCCATCATCCGCAGCCTGGTCGTGCGCTGTAAAGAAGCCGTGACCGAAGCATCGCCGATGATGAAGCCGGCAGAAGAGAAGCGTCCGCGTCGCGAAGAAAAGCCGCGCGCTGAAGCTGAAGAATCTGAATCCGAATCTGAATCTGCCTGA
- the rpsR gene encoding 30S ribosomal protein S18 — translation MARFFRRRKFCRFTAEGVKQIDYKDLDTLKAYITETGKIVPSRITGTKARYQRQLATAIKRSRYLALLPYSDSHQ, via the coding sequence ATGGCACGTTTTTTCCGTCGCCGTAAGTTTTGCCGCTTCACTGCCGAAGGCGTCAAGCAGATCGACTATAAAGATCTCGACACGCTGAAGGCTTACATCACCGAAACCGGTAAAATTGTTCCAAGCCGCATTACCGGCACCAAGGCCCGCTACCAGCGTCAGCTGGCAACGGCTATCAAGCGTTCGCGCTACCTGGCGCTGCTGCCCTATTCCGACAGCCACCAGTAA
- a CDS encoding DNA/RNA non-specific endonuclease — MAKLRLGWRRQARRIGILVLFVVLGGVLWQYQERQHQDMYTWQGVPTWEALSFTSFHRVLRNDGFLVGWSDVRVNPLWVSYQVAAVDDTRIGSRPDFRPDWRTLWPVGTDSYSGSGYDRGHLAPNYAIAAVHGRSAQLDTFYMSNMTPQRPNLNRQLWQRLEEAVMDHFAPRFDRLQIITGPVFPDNFMDNAFNRVGLVEVPEAFYKIIVAPNDEAPLALAFIMPQNVRGNEPLDDYLVSIDDIEARTGLDFFHELNDNVESVLESDIRTDGWALKEVAKKPGRYQ; from the coding sequence TTGGCTAAATTACGCTTGGGTTGGCGTCGGCAGGCGAGACGAATAGGGATTCTCGTGCTGTTTGTGGTGCTGGGCGGCGTGCTCTGGCAGTACCAGGAGCGCCAGCATCAGGATATGTACACTTGGCAGGGCGTGCCGACCTGGGAGGCGCTGAGCTTTACGTCCTTCCACCGGGTGCTGCGCAACGACGGTTTTCTGGTGGGCTGGTCGGACGTTCGCGTCAACCCGCTTTGGGTCAGCTATCAGGTCGCCGCCGTGGACGATACGCGCATCGGGTCACGTCCCGACTTTCGCCCCGATTGGCGGACGTTATGGCCGGTGGGCACTGACAGCTATTCCGGTAGCGGCTACGACCGCGGCCACCTGGCCCCCAACTATGCCATCGCCGCCGTTCATGGTCGCAGCGCGCAGCTCGACACCTTCTACATGAGCAACATGACCCCGCAACGGCCCAATTTGAACCGCCAGCTTTGGCAACGTTTGGAAGAAGCCGTCATGGATCATTTCGCGCCGCGTTTTGATCGCTTGCAAATCATTACCGGCCCCGTCTTTCCTGACAACTTTATGGATAACGCCTTTAACCGTGTGGGCTTGGTCGAAGTGCCCGAGGCGTTCTATAAAATCATTGTGGCGCCCAACGATGAAGCACCGCTGGCGCTGGCATTTATCATGCCCCAGAACGTGCGCGGCAACGAGCCACTGGACGACTACCTGGTCAGCATCGATGACATCGAAGCGCGTACCGGCCTGGACTTTTTCCATGAGCTGAATGACAACGTGGAGAGCGTTCTGGAAAGCGACATTCGCACTGACGGCTGGGCGCTGAAGGAGGTAGCGAAAAAGCCGGGGCGTTATCAATAA
- the rnr gene encoding ribonuclease R, translating into MKYWTLSDDPHAEREAHKYDNPAPSREYLLAALEQHGKPVTHEDMSQLLGLEDEDHHEAVRRRLAAMERDGQVLRDRRGAYALINKLDLVKGKVLGHRDGFGFLLRDDGKKPDLVLPPRQMRRVFHGDHVLVRISGRDRRGRDEATIADVISRNTQTIVGVYRSNTPEFGILIPENPRITQEVIIPHSACNGAKDGQVISAKIVKQPETRVQPVGEVIEVLGERMDPGMEIDIAIRSYEIPAEFPPEVLDQTSGISAEVLEDDKQHRVDLRDTPLVTIDDESAKDFDDAVCAWKTKSGSWKLLVAIADVSHYVRPGTPLDDEARKRGNSVYFPGQVVPMLPELLSNGLCSLNPHVDRLVMVCEMNISKTGAISRYRFYEAVMNSHARLTYNKVAAILDKESEEGKALREEHAKLVKPLEDLRELYQLLREAREERGAIDFDTTETEIIFNDERKIEKIVPRTRNDAHKMIEECMLAANVATARFLDKHDLPALYRIHERPTPERLDKLRLFLNELGLSVGGGDMPTPQDYQALRETITGRSDFDIIQTVMLRSMNQAVYSPQNEGHFGLAYQAYAHFTSPIRRYPDLLVHRAIRSVIRGPRQTNTVLRVESAPVEPPSKWCPYTFEQMLELGEHCSMTERRADDATRDVESWLKCEFMSDKLGETFDGTIASVTQFGLFVRLDAFYVEGLVHVTSLPSDYYHYEAEKHRLKGERTGTTYRLGDGLSVQVARVDMDDRKIDFALTDEKPRPRRQPRKKPSNEGAKAGSKGDQEKPNKDKPDTRRGPRRTRKGPRKPSPNKG; encoded by the coding sequence ATGAAGTACTGGACATTAAGTGATGATCCGCACGCAGAGCGCGAGGCGCACAAATACGACAACCCTGCGCCGAGCCGTGAGTATTTACTGGCGGCGCTGGAGCAGCATGGTAAACCTGTTACCCACGAAGACATGAGCCAACTGCTGGGTCTGGAAGACGAGGACCACCATGAAGCAGTGCGCCGTCGGCTGGCCGCCATGGAACGCGACGGCCAGGTGCTGCGCGACCGTCGTGGTGCCTACGCGCTGATCAACAAGCTCGACCTTGTCAAAGGCAAGGTGCTTGGTCATCGTGACGGCTTCGGCTTTCTATTGCGCGATGACGGCAAGAAGCCAGACCTGGTATTGCCGCCGCGCCAGATGCGTCGCGTGTTCCATGGCGACCACGTGCTGGTGAGAATCAGCGGCCGTGACCGCCGTGGTCGCGATGAAGCCACTATTGCCGATGTCATCTCACGCAATACGCAGACCATTGTGGGTGTTTACCGCAGTAATACGCCGGAATTCGGCATTCTGATTCCGGAAAATCCGCGTATTACCCAGGAAGTGATTATCCCGCATAGCGCCTGTAACGGCGCTAAAGACGGCCAGGTCATTTCGGCCAAGATCGTCAAACAGCCCGAAACCCGCGTGCAGCCGGTTGGCGAGGTGATTGAAGTTCTCGGCGAGCGTATGGACCCGGGTATGGAAATCGATATTGCCATTCGCAGCTATGAGATCCCTGCTGAGTTCCCGCCGGAAGTGCTGGATCAGACAAGCGGTATTTCGGCAGAAGTGCTTGAAGACGACAAGCAGCATCGGGTCGACCTGCGTGACACGCCGCTGGTCACCATCGATGATGAATCCGCCAAGGATTTCGACGATGCGGTCTGCGCCTGGAAGACCAAGTCGGGCAGTTGGAAGCTGCTGGTGGCCATTGCGGATGTTTCGCACTATGTTCGCCCCGGCACGCCGCTTGATGACGAAGCCCGCAAGCGGGGCAACTCGGTGTACTTTCCAGGCCAGGTAGTGCCGATGCTGCCGGAGTTGCTCTCAAACGGCCTGTGCTCGCTAAACCCGCACGTCGATCGCCTGGTGATGGTTTGCGAGATGAATATCTCGAAAACCGGCGCTATCAGCCGCTATCGTTTTTACGAAGCGGTGATGAACTCGCACGCCCGCCTTACCTATAACAAGGTGGCGGCGATCTTGGATAAGGAAAGCGAAGAGGGCAAGGCGCTGCGCGAGGAGCACGCGAAGCTCGTCAAGCCGCTGGAAGACCTTCGTGAACTTTATCAGTTGCTGCGTGAAGCACGTGAAGAACGCGGCGCGATTGATTTTGATACCACTGAAACAGAAATCATCTTCAACGATGAGCGCAAGATCGAGAAAATCGTTCCGCGCACCCGTAACGATGCGCACAAGATGATCGAAGAATGCATGCTGGCGGCCAACGTCGCCACCGCACGCTTTCTGGATAAGCATGACTTGCCTGCTCTGTACCGTATTCACGAGCGGCCCACGCCCGAGCGGCTTGATAAACTGCGCCTCTTCTTGAACGAGCTGGGGCTTTCGGTAGGCGGTGGCGATATGCCAACGCCTCAGGACTACCAAGCGCTGCGTGAGACGATTACCGGCCGTTCAGACTTCGATATCATCCAGACGGTCATGCTGCGCTCGATGAATCAGGCGGTGTATTCGCCGCAGAACGAAGGACACTTCGGCTTGGCCTATCAGGCCTATGCACACTTTACCTCGCCGATTCGTCGCTATCCTGACCTGCTGGTGCACCGCGCTATCCGCTCGGTGATTCGCGGGCCGCGCCAAACCAATACCGTGCTGCGGGTCGAAAGTGCCCCGGTTGAGCCGCCTAGTAAATGGTGCCCGTACACCTTCGAGCAGATGCTCGAGTTGGGCGAGCACTGTTCAATGACCGAGCGCCGCGCGGATGATGCCACGCGCGATGTGGAGAGCTGGCTCAAGTGCGAGTTCATGTCCGACAAGCTGGGCGAAACCTTCGATGGCACCATTGCCTCGGTGACACAGTTCGGTCTGTTTGTTCGCCTGGATGCGTTCTATGTTGAAGGGCTCGTGCATGTCACATCGCTGCCCTCCGACTACTACCACTACGAAGCTGAAAAGCATCGCCTGAAGGGCGAGCGCACCGGAACCACCTATCGCCTTGGCGATGGGCTGAGTGTTCAGGTGGCGCGCGTGGACATGGACGACCGCAAGATTGATTTCGCGCTGACCGACGAAAAGCCACGCCCACGCCGACAGCCGCGCAAGAAGCCATCAAACGAAGGGGCCAAGGCTGGCAGCAAGGGCGATCAAGAAAAGCCGAACAAGGACAAGCCCGATACACGTCGTGGCCCTCGTCGCACGCGTAAAGGCCCGCGTAAGCCATCACCGAACAAGGGTTGA